The following are encoded together in the Variovorax sp. PBS-H4 genome:
- a CDS encoding GTPase/DUF3482 domain-containing protein, whose protein sequence is MSVQDAIRIAVVGHTNAGKTSLLRTLTRRVNFGEVSGQPGTTRHVEAIELQVDGRAAVRFLDTPGLEDAVALREHIDALDPRGELTPPERIRRFLAGPEAHGVFEQEAKVLRALLEVDAAFLVIDAREPVLPKFRAEIELLGACARPLLPVMNFLRDAGSREDAWKALLPAYGLHVVVRFDAAAPFVGAERELYRDLATLLRERRTQLERINAFLEEESGRRREAAGERIAELLVDAAAMRRTASAVEFEIASSRERLVAALQKAVFDKAQRCASDLLALYGFRENDADEAPLPLLEGRWTMDFFHPEALKDAGILLGKGVAVGAAVGVVADLALAGLSLGAGAALGGAIGGALSQGFGPLGRKLANKLRDVHELTVEDRVLVVLAAWQLRLLRALEQRGHAAVDRIAAPAPADAPMDDLEAARRPLAELVRAAQPARSHPDWDSEARLRWREAPQRRDLVLRVARQVPPAIEAFAKNHLQ, encoded by the coding sequence GTGAGCGTTCAAGATGCCATCCGCATCGCCGTGGTCGGCCACACCAACGCCGGCAAGACCTCGCTGCTGCGCACGCTGACGCGGCGCGTGAACTTCGGCGAGGTGTCGGGGCAGCCCGGCACCACGCGCCACGTCGAAGCCATCGAGCTGCAGGTCGACGGCCGCGCCGCGGTGCGCTTCCTCGACACGCCGGGGCTGGAAGACGCAGTCGCGCTGCGCGAGCACATCGACGCGCTCGACCCACGCGGCGAGCTCACCCCGCCCGAGCGCATCCGGCGCTTCCTGGCCGGGCCCGAGGCGCACGGCGTGTTCGAACAGGAGGCCAAGGTGCTGCGCGCCCTGCTGGAGGTCGACGCCGCCTTCCTGGTGATCGATGCACGCGAGCCCGTGCTGCCCAAGTTTCGCGCCGAGATCGAGCTGCTCGGCGCCTGCGCCCGGCCGCTGCTCCCGGTGATGAACTTCCTGCGCGACGCGGGAAGCCGCGAGGACGCCTGGAAGGCGCTGCTCCCAGCCTACGGACTGCACGTGGTGGTGCGCTTCGATGCCGCCGCGCCCTTCGTCGGCGCGGAGCGCGAGCTCTACCGCGACCTGGCCACGCTGCTGCGCGAACGGCGCACGCAGCTCGAGCGGATCAACGCCTTTCTCGAAGAGGAATCCGGCCGGCGCCGCGAAGCCGCTGGCGAGCGCATCGCCGAGCTGTTGGTGGACGCGGCCGCGATGCGGCGCACGGCCTCGGCGGTCGAGTTCGAGATCGCGAGCAGCCGCGAACGCCTGGTTGCCGCCCTGCAGAAGGCTGTGTTCGACAAGGCACAGCGCTGCGCCTCCGACCTGCTGGCCCTCTACGGCTTTCGCGAGAACGATGCCGACGAGGCGCCGCTGCCGCTGCTGGAAGGCCGCTGGACCATGGACTTCTTCCACCCCGAGGCGCTGAAGGACGCCGGCATCCTGCTCGGCAAGGGCGTGGCCGTCGGCGCCGCGGTTGGCGTCGTGGCCGACCTGGCGCTGGCCGGCCTGTCGCTGGGCGCCGGTGCGGCGCTCGGCGGGGCCATCGGCGGCGCGCTCTCGCAGGGCTTCGGACCGCTGGGCCGCAAGCTCGCCAACAAGCTGCGCGACGTCCACGAGCTCACCGTGGAGGACCGCGTGCTGGTCGTGCTTGCGGCCTGGCAGCTGAGGTTGCTGCGCGCGCTCGAGCAGCGCGGGCATGCCGCCGTCGATCGGATCGCCGCCCCCGCGCCGGCGGACGCGCCGATGGACGACCTGGAAGCCGCCCGGCGTCCACTGGCCGAGCTGGTGCGCGCTGCCCAGCCCGCGCGCAGCCATCCGGACTGGGACAGCGAAGCGCGCCTGCGCTGGCGCGAGGCGCCCCAGCGGCGCGACCTCGTGCTGAGGGTGGCGCGGCAGGTGCCGCCCGCCATCGAGGCCTTCGCGAAGAACCATCTTCAATGA
- a CDS encoding DUF2868 domain-containing protein — MNPGALPFSFQDAAVAEAVQLVEEAGPLDDGQAMRQALATRADGPHRFVERARLLGQRLGLQDELARARAWAPWILLALVALIVLGGLALAGSVIGGSERSINVVVALASLLGLHLLTLLLWLLGLVLPLGSLNLSLGWLWLALTARVAGGRQGQAPLLLRAATRLLVRARLAPWVLGLVSHAIWSLSFAVVLAVLLFALAFRSYTLSWETTILDPAFFVRAVQWLGRAPSWLGFPVPDAQTVLAPQAATAGQRDWALWLTGCILVYGLLPRLFFTLLCAAVWRARRRALQPDLSQPYYRRLLARFEALAPRQIVDADPGNARHGALGGLAADQTRDTLMAIGFELPEELPWPPAALDAAGVQALRVDGSAEARREALDLLARLRPRRVLVGCNAAASPDRGTERFLREVAALSTECRLWLQGNGATPEASSRWHAWLADAGLERIDASDEPRGALRGWT, encoded by the coding sequence TTGAATCCCGGAGCGCTCCCATTTTCTTTTCAGGATGCGGCGGTCGCCGAGGCGGTGCAACTGGTCGAAGAAGCCGGCCCGCTCGACGATGGGCAGGCCATGCGCCAGGCGCTGGCGACCCGTGCCGATGGCCCCCACCGGTTCGTCGAACGGGCCCGCCTACTGGGGCAACGGCTTGGATTGCAGGACGAGCTGGCTCGCGCCCGTGCCTGGGCCCCGTGGATCCTGCTGGCACTGGTCGCGCTGATCGTGCTCGGCGGCCTGGCGCTCGCCGGCAGCGTGATCGGCGGCAGCGAACGCAGCATCAACGTGGTGGTGGCACTGGCCAGCCTGCTCGGCTTGCACCTGCTTACCCTGCTGCTGTGGCTGCTGGGGCTGGTGCTGCCGTTGGGCTCGCTCAATCTCTCCCTCGGCTGGCTCTGGCTGGCGCTCACGGCGCGCGTCGCGGGCGGGCGCCAGGGCCAGGCGCCGCTGCTGCTGCGAGCGGCCACCCGGCTGCTGGTTCGCGCGCGGCTCGCGCCGTGGGTGCTGGGCCTTGTCAGCCATGCGATCTGGTCGCTCTCCTTCGCCGTGGTGCTCGCGGTGCTGTTGTTCGCGCTGGCCTTCCGCAGCTATACGCTGAGCTGGGAGACCACGATCCTCGACCCGGCCTTCTTCGTGCGTGCCGTGCAGTGGCTGGGGCGGGCGCCGTCCTGGCTGGGCTTTCCGGTACCCGATGCGCAAACCGTGCTGGCGCCCCAGGCGGCCACTGCCGGGCAGCGCGACTGGGCGCTGTGGCTCACCGGCTGCATCCTGGTTTACGGGCTGCTGCCGCGCCTGTTCTTCACGCTGCTGTGCGCGGCCGTCTGGCGCGCGCGCCGCCGGGCGCTGCAGCCCGATCTGTCGCAGCCCTATTACCGCCGCCTGCTGGCACGCTTCGAGGCACTGGCACCGCGGCAGATCGTCGATGCCGATCCCGGCAACGCGCGGCATGGCGCCCTTGGCGGACTGGCCGCGGACCAGACCCGCGACACGCTGATGGCGATCGGCTTCGAGCTGCCCGAGGAGTTGCCCTGGCCGCCGGCCGCGCTCGATGCCGCGGGTGTGCAGGCGCTGCGCGTCGATGGCAGTGCCGAAGCTCGTCGCGAGGCGCTGGACCTGCTTGCACGGCTGCGGCCGCGGCGCGTGCTGGTCGGCTGCAACGCCGCCGCCAGCCCCGACCGAGGCACCGAGCGCTTCCTGCGCGAAGTCGCCGCGCTCAGCACCGAATGCCGGCTCTGGCTGCAGGGCAATGGCGCCACGCCCGAAGCGAGCAGCCGGTGGCACGCCTGGCTGGCCGATGCCGGCCTCGAACGCATCGACGCCAGCGACGAACCGCGGGGCGCGCTGCGCGGGTGGACGTGA
- a CDS encoding ABC transporter ATP-binding protein: MFTYFEKRLDPYPAAEPRLPPNGFFAFLWACTEGLRGKILAMALLTAAMSAFEALLFAMLGRIVDWLGNQVPARLWEERGTTLMWLGIALAASIAVVALQTIVKHQTLAVNLPMRLRWNFHRLMLGQSMAFYQDEFAGRITAKVMQTALAVRETVFVLADVLVAMGVYVATMIVLAAVLDRQLMLPFAIWLVLYVAMLFFFVPRLGKIGKAQADARAMMTGRITDAYTNIATVKLFSHAHREAGFARAAMQDFMATGYGQMRLVSAFEIANHTLSMGLTAGMAGMGLWLWSQGAVGVGAVAAATAMALRLQGMSHWIMWEMTSLFENIGTVQDGMKTLSRPRTVLDAPDAATLAVPRGEVRFEHVSFRYGLDPGEGGRRVIDDLTLTVAPGEKIGLVGRSGAGKSTLVNLLLRFHDLESGRILIDGQDIAHVTQDSLRAHIGMVTQDTSLLHRSVSDNIAYGQPDASAAAIRGAAERAEAHDFVQALGDPNGRRGYEAHVGERGVKLSGGQRQRIAIARVMLKDAPILLLDEATSALDSEVEAAIQASLYRLMEGKTVIAIAHRLSTIAAMDRLIVLDQGRVVEQGDHHTLLARGGLYARLWAHQSGGFLGEDDDEDDGVGPGLPGESYSARRTVTTTRQPVAGKLELSSTQEEPAP; encoded by the coding sequence TTGTTCACCTACTTCGAAAAACGACTCGATCCCTACCCTGCTGCCGAACCCCGCCTTCCGCCGAACGGCTTCTTCGCCTTTCTCTGGGCCTGCACCGAGGGCCTGCGCGGAAAGATCCTCGCGATGGCGCTGCTCACGGCCGCGATGTCGGCCTTCGAGGCGCTGCTGTTCGCGATGCTGGGCCGCATCGTCGACTGGCTCGGCAACCAGGTGCCGGCGCGGCTGTGGGAAGAGCGCGGCACCACGCTGATGTGGCTGGGCATCGCCCTCGCCGCCAGCATTGCCGTGGTGGCGCTGCAGACCATCGTCAAGCACCAGACCCTGGCAGTGAACCTGCCGATGCGCCTGCGCTGGAACTTCCACCGGCTGATGCTGGGCCAGAGCATGGCGTTCTACCAGGACGAGTTCGCCGGCCGCATCACCGCCAAGGTCATGCAGACCGCGCTGGCAGTGCGCGAAACCGTCTTCGTGCTGGCAGACGTGCTGGTCGCCATGGGTGTCTATGTCGCCACCATGATCGTGCTGGCTGCCGTACTCGACCGCCAGTTGATGCTGCCCTTCGCGATCTGGCTCGTGCTCTACGTCGCGATGCTGTTCTTCTTCGTGCCGCGGCTGGGCAAGATCGGCAAGGCCCAGGCCGATGCCCGCGCCATGATGACCGGTCGCATCACCGACGCCTACACCAACATCGCCACCGTCAAGCTGTTCTCGCATGCGCACCGCGAGGCCGGCTTCGCGCGCGCCGCCATGCAGGACTTCATGGCCACCGGCTACGGCCAGATGCGGCTGGTGAGCGCCTTCGAGATCGCCAACCACACCCTCAGCATGGGCCTGACCGCCGGCATGGCAGGCATGGGCTTGTGGCTGTGGTCGCAAGGCGCCGTGGGCGTCGGCGCGGTGGCGGCGGCCACCGCAATGGCGCTGCGCCTGCAGGGCATGTCGCACTGGATCATGTGGGAGATGACCAGCCTGTTCGAGAACATCGGCACGGTGCAGGACGGCATGAAGACCCTGTCGCGCCCGCGCACTGTGCTCGACGCGCCGGATGCTGCCACGCTCGCGGTGCCGCGCGGCGAAGTCCGCTTCGAGCACGTGAGCTTCCGCTACGGCCTGGACCCCGGCGAAGGCGGCCGCCGCGTGATCGACGACCTGACGCTGACCGTCGCGCCCGGCGAGAAGATCGGGCTGGTCGGCCGCTCCGGCGCCGGCAAGTCGACGCTGGTGAACCTGCTGCTGCGCTTTCACGACCTGGAAAGCGGCCGCATCCTCATCGACGGCCAGGACATTGCGCACGTCACCCAGGATTCGCTTCGCGCGCACATCGGCATGGTGACGCAGGACACCTCGCTGCTGCACCGCTCGGTGTCCGACAACATCGCCTACGGGCAGCCCGATGCGAGCGCGGCCGCGATTCGCGGGGCCGCCGAGCGTGCCGAGGCGCACGACTTCGTCCAGGCGCTGGGCGACCCGAACGGCCGCCGCGGCTACGAGGCGCACGTGGGCGAACGCGGTGTCAAGCTGTCGGGCGGCCAGCGGCAGCGCATCGCGATCGCGCGCGTGATGCTGAAGGACGCGCCGATCCTGCTGCTCGACGAGGCCACCAGCGCGCTCGACTCCGAGGTCGAGGCCGCGATCCAGGCCAGCCTGTACCGGCTGATGGAGGGCAAGACCGTGATCGCGATTGCGCACCGGCTTTCCACCATTGCCGCCATGGACCGGTTGATCGTGCTCGACCAGGGCCGCGTGGTCGAACAGGGCGACCACCACACGCTGCTGGCCCGGGGCGGGCTGTACGCGCGGCTGTGGGCGCACCAGAGCGGCGGCTTCCTGGGCGAGGATGACGACGAAGACGACGGTGTGGGACCGGGACTCCCTGGCGAGTCCTACAGCGCGCGACGTACGGTGACTACAACCCGCCAGCCGGTTGCTGGCAAGCTGGAGTTGTCTTCAACGCAAGAGGAGCCTGCGCCGTGA
- a CDS encoding DODA-type extradiol aromatic ring-opening family dioxygenase — MTTTPLTLPTYFISHGGGPWPWMKKEMGNAYAQLEAALADMPRQIGRKPEAILMVSAHWEEPAFTVMGNPRPPMIYDYGGFPEHTYSVHYDAPGSPALARRVQGLVEAAGLPAAFDAERGFDHGMFSPMAAIYPDADVPAVQLSLRRGLDPAEHVALGRALAPLRDENVLIVGSGLSYHNLRNFGPQAHEPSKAFDDWLADTVDADPTRRTERLLAWSQAPAARIAHPREEHLIPLMVAVGAAGQDAGVRIYHEDAFMGGIAVSSYRFGAAAGDSAA, encoded by the coding sequence ATGACCACGACCCCACTGACCCTTCCCACCTATTTCATCTCCCACGGCGGCGGCCCCTGGCCATGGATGAAGAAGGAGATGGGCAATGCCTACGCGCAGCTCGAGGCTGCCCTGGCCGACATGCCGCGCCAGATCGGCCGCAAGCCCGAGGCCATCCTGATGGTCTCCGCCCACTGGGAAGAGCCGGCCTTCACCGTGATGGGCAACCCCAGGCCGCCGATGATCTACGACTACGGCGGCTTTCCGGAACATACCTACAGCGTGCACTACGACGCTCCCGGTTCACCCGCCTTGGCGCGTCGCGTGCAAGGCCTCGTCGAGGCGGCAGGGTTGCCCGCCGCCTTCGACGCGGAGCGCGGCTTCGACCACGGCATGTTCTCGCCGATGGCCGCGATCTATCCCGACGCCGATGTGCCCGCGGTGCAGTTGTCGCTCCGGCGCGGGCTCGACCCGGCCGAGCACGTGGCGCTGGGCCGCGCGCTGGCGCCGCTGCGCGACGAGAACGTGCTGATCGTCGGCAGCGGCTTGAGCTATCACAACCTGCGCAACTTCGGGCCACAGGCACATGAGCCGTCGAAAGCCTTCGACGACTGGCTGGCCGATACCGTCGATGCCGATCCCACCCGGCGGACCGAGCGCCTGCTGGCCTGGTCCCAGGCGCCGGCGGCACGCATTGCGCATCCGCGCGAGGAACACCTGATCCCGCTGATGGTCGCGGTCGGCGCGGCCGGGCAGGATGCGGGCGTGCGCATCTACCACGAGGACGCCTTCATGGGCGGCATCGCGGTGTCGAGCTATCGATTCGGTGCGGCAGCGGGGGACAGCGCCGCCTGA
- a CDS encoding alpha/beta fold hydrolase, with product MPEHAIFDPAADASAHRLIARLDALSTHHDVLHAGRRVRWRRFGEDNDQRPPLVLLHGGHGSWMHWLRNIEPLCAARAVWLPDMPGFNDSDTPPQPGAGQAPLDPALDALVGSLAALIGADAPIDLAGFSFGGLVASKFALRLGHVHRLALLGSAGHGTKRRMDVQMINWREAKDRLEERSALLHNLRALMLHDPAAIDALAFAIHDLSCHGTRFRSKEVSMAGGLQAALDAFAGPTLLLWGEHDVTADSRALVAQLVAGRPQCEGVVIDDAGHWVQYEQAMEINALLLRFFA from the coding sequence GTGCCCGAACACGCCATCTTCGACCCCGCCGCCGATGCCAGCGCGCATCGGCTGATCGCCCGCCTCGACGCGCTCTCCACCCATCACGACGTGCTGCATGCCGGCCGGCGCGTACGCTGGCGCCGCTTCGGCGAAGACAACGACCAACGGCCGCCGCTGGTGCTCCTGCATGGCGGCCATGGCAGCTGGATGCACTGGCTGCGCAACATCGAGCCGCTGTGCGCCGCGCGCGCCGTGTGGCTGCCCGACATGCCCGGGTTCAACGACTCCGACACGCCGCCGCAGCCTGGGGCCGGGCAGGCGCCGCTGGACCCGGCGCTCGATGCGCTCGTCGGCTCGCTGGCCGCGCTGATCGGTGCCGACGCGCCCATCGACCTGGCAGGCTTCTCCTTCGGCGGACTGGTTGCTTCGAAGTTCGCGCTGCGGCTTGGCCATGTGCACCGCCTTGCGCTGCTCGGCAGCGCAGGCCATGGCACCAAGCGGCGCATGGACGTGCAGATGATCAACTGGCGCGAGGCCAAGGACCGGCTCGAGGAGCGCTCCGCGCTGCTGCACAACCTGCGGGCGCTGATGCTGCACGACCCCGCTGCCATCGACGCCCTGGCCTTTGCCATCCACGATCTGTCCTGCCACGGCACGCGCTTTCGCAGCAAGGAGGTCTCGATGGCGGGGGGATTGCAGGCGGCCCTGGACGCCTTTGCCGGCCCGACGCTCCTGCTATGGGGCGAGCATGACGTGACGGCCGACTCGCGCGCATTGGTGGCGCAGCTCGTGGCTGGGCGTCCTCAGTGCGAAGGCGTCGTGATCGACGACGCCGGGCACTGGGTGCAGTACGAGCAGGCGATGGAAATCAACGCGCTGCTGCTGCGTTTCTTTGCCTGA
- a CDS encoding aldo/keto reductase, protein MDTVITRPIPSTREALPVIGCGTWIGFDVSPGSPEHQRLPGVLDALFAAGGTLIDSSPMYGRAETVVGALLAASGQRDKAFLATKVWTSGREAGIAQMEQSFQRLRTERIDLLQVHNLVDWRTHLATLRDWKAQGRVRYIGITHYTASAYAEVEAVLRAEPLDFLQINYSIDARQAEERLLPLAAERGVAVIANMPFGGGGLLRRLRALPLPGWAAEIGCASWAQLLLKFVLSHPAVTCTIPGTSRAEHMADNAAAATGSFPDAGFWQRHGASLPL, encoded by the coding sequence ATGGACACAGTGATCACCCGCCCCATCCCCTCCACCCGCGAAGCCCTGCCGGTGATCGGCTGCGGCACCTGGATCGGCTTCGATGTCAGCCCCGGCAGCCCCGAGCACCAGCGGCTGCCGGGCGTGCTCGACGCGCTGTTCGCCGCCGGCGGCACGCTGATCGACAGCTCGCCGATGTACGGCCGCGCCGAGACGGTGGTGGGCGCCCTGCTGGCCGCGAGCGGGCAGCGCGACAAGGCCTTTCTCGCCACCAAGGTGTGGACCTCGGGCCGCGAGGCCGGCATCGCGCAGATGGAGCAGTCCTTCCAGCGCCTGCGTACCGAGCGCATCGACCTGCTGCAGGTGCACAACCTGGTCGACTGGCGCACCCACCTGGCGACGCTGCGCGACTGGAAGGCGCAGGGTCGCGTGCGCTACATCGGCATCACGCACTACACCGCCTCGGCCTATGCCGAGGTCGAAGCGGTGCTGCGCGCCGAGCCGCTCGACTTCCTGCAGATCAACTACTCGATCGACGCGCGCCAGGCCGAGGAGCGCCTGCTGCCGCTGGCAGCCGAGCGCGGCGTGGCGGTGATCGCCAACATGCCCTTCGGCGGCGGCGGGCTGCTGCGCCGGCTGCGCGCCCTGCCCCTGCCCGGCTGGGCGGCCGAGATCGGCTGCGCGAGCTGGGCGCAGCTGCTGCTGAAGTTCGTGCTGAGCCATCCGGCGGTGACCTGCACCATCCCGGGCACCAGCCGGGCCGAGCACATGGCGGACAACGCGGCGGCGGCAACGGGCAGCTTTCCCGACGCGGGATTCTGGCAGCGCCATGGGGCGTCGCTGCCGCTCTAG
- a CDS encoding DNA polymerase Y family protein: MHWIALRWPPEAAAAKEVPLPSPEALGWWALQFTPRVAWIDGEALLLEVSACERLWGGRLALMREIARLNPVPDVPVQRAQGATSLVALARLRMFARGEQPPQELPSGLPLETLSAAREHLAVLSHLGCRSWGDVEKLPRGGLVRRFGKALRAALDVAYGLAPDSHDWLQLPDVFEQKLELPALAEGAPQLMWSANRLLAALQIWLRARQRGVLALELQWTLDLKRLDGVALPPHQQVTVRTAEPTQDMAHLRRLLSERLALTALAAPASWLRLRSIETAPWAGASTSFLPEDNRKGDKLHELVERLSARLGPQQVLRAVARADHRPECRQAWQPALHKLPAEAGPPEAADAIYPPWLLREPLLLDMDGERPCYQGPLRKLIGPQRVETGWWGEGQPAVRDYYIAQSPGAGLVWIYRERPSSCFTSDTPRWYLQGLYA; this comes from the coding sequence ATGCACTGGATCGCATTGCGCTGGCCGCCTGAGGCCGCGGCTGCCAAGGAGGTGCCGCTGCCATCGCCCGAGGCGCTCGGGTGGTGGGCCCTGCAGTTCACGCCGCGCGTCGCCTGGATCGACGGCGAGGCCCTGCTGCTCGAAGTCTCGGCCTGCGAGCGGCTCTGGGGCGGGCGCCTGGCGCTGATGCGCGAGATCGCACGGCTCAACCCGGTGCCGGATGTCCCCGTGCAGCGTGCACAGGGCGCCACCAGCCTGGTCGCGCTGGCGCGGCTGCGCATGTTCGCGCGCGGCGAGCAGCCGCCGCAGGAGCTGCCCTCCGGCCTGCCGCTCGAGACCCTGAGCGCGGCCCGCGAACATCTCGCGGTTTTGTCGCATCTCGGTTGTCGCAGCTGGGGCGATGTCGAGAAGCTGCCACGCGGCGGCCTTGTGCGCCGCTTCGGCAAGGCCTTGCGCGCGGCGCTGGATGTGGCCTACGGCCTCGCGCCCGACAGCCATGACTGGCTGCAACTGCCCGACGTGTTCGAGCAAAAGCTGGAGCTGCCCGCCCTGGCCGAAGGCGCGCCCCAGCTCATGTGGTCGGCCAACCGCCTGCTGGCGGCGCTGCAGATCTGGCTGCGCGCGCGCCAGCGCGGCGTGCTGGCGCTGGAGCTGCAGTGGACGCTCGACCTGAAGCGGCTCGACGGCGTCGCGCTGCCGCCGCACCAGCAGGTCACGGTTCGCACGGCCGAGCCCACGCAGGACATGGCGCACCTGCGGCGCCTCCTGTCCGAGCGGCTCGCGCTCACGGCCCTGGCCGCGCCTGCAAGCTGGCTGCGCCTGCGCTCGATCGAGACCGCGCCCTGGGCCGGCGCCAGCACCAGCTTCCTGCCGGAAGACAACCGCAAGGGCGACAAGCTGCACGAACTGGTCGAGCGCCTCAGTGCGCGGCTCGGGCCGCAGCAGGTGCTGCGCGCAGTCGCGCGGGCCGACCACCGGCCCGAATGCCGGCAGGCATGGCAGCCTGCATTGCACAAGCTCCCGGCCGAGGCGGGCCCTCCCGAGGCAGCCGACGCCATCTACCCACCCTGGCTCTTGCGAGAGCCCTTGCTCCTGGACATGGATGGCGAGCGCCCGTGCTACCAGGGGCCGTTGCGCAAGCTGATCGGGCCGCAGCGGGTGGAAACCGGCTGGTGGGGCGAAGGCCAGCCCGCGGTCCGCGACTACTACATCGCGCAAAGCCCGGGCGCCGGCCTGGTGTGGATCTACCGCGAGCGGCCCTCGTCCTGCTTCACTTCCGACACGCCGCGCTGGTACCTGCAAGGCCTGTATGCCTGA